Part of the Lagenorhynchus albirostris chromosome 19, mLagAlb1.1, whole genome shotgun sequence genome, TGAGGCAACGCGGAGACGGTAGTGACCTGAGAGTGCGGCCACCACCATCGCCAACATGTGAGGCCGGGCTAGGCTTAGGTGGCGGGAGTGGGGTTGAGGGTGTATATTTGGCCACTTACCGGTGGAAGGGGATGGGCAGAGCCGGGGGCGGAGGCAAACATGTTAGGGGTAAAGTGGCGTACTTTTCTACTGATGCGTTTGAGAACGGACGTGGGGCCTTTGACGGATTCTGACTTCGGGAGGAGGGACAGCTTTATCTGATAACGGGCTGGGCTTTCCCAAATAATGAATCTTACTGAAATGAATTTTAAGGGGAAGCGCTTTTACGAATAAAGAACCTGGAAGAGGGGAGTACGGACTTGTAGGAAAAACGATCTTAGATAAGGGGTTTATACGGATAATTTGAGCTGGAGACGGTTGGCTTTCCAACTACATTCTCGATTTTTACGGATAACGAGTTACGGGAATGATTTTCCTTACgtattcattcaacagttatttattgagtgctcctATATCAGGCTGCTTTAGACACATAGGCTCTATCAGTAAATTACCCCACTCCCCCAAGGAAGAAAATCCCCTTCTGCATCTTATGGGATGGGAAGAGGCAGGCAGTAAACGTAATGGTAATAAACAGGTAAAGTATGTGGTGTGTTAGGTGACCGGGACTATGAATAAAGAAACAGTAGAGCAGGGTGAAACAATGTGGAACGCTACTTTTGAGAGACAGGACACATAAAGGAGGCAACACTTGAGCAAAAACctgaagaaagtgagagagtgtacCACAGATATCTGGGGAGgtatccaggcagagggaaaagcaaatgCAGGGACTCAAGAAGAAAGTTTGCctaatatctattttttaatataaatgtatctatttttatttatttatttttggctgcgttgggccatcgttgctgcgcgcgggcttttctctagttgtggcgagcgagggctactcttcgttgtggtgcgcgggcttctattgcggtggcttctcttgttggggagcacgggctctaggcgtgcgggcttcagtagttgtggctcgctggctctagagcgcatgctcaatagttgcggctcgcgggctctagagcgcaggctcagtagttgtggcgcacgggcttagttccactgcatgtgggatcttcccagaccagggctcgaacccgtgtcccctgcattggcaggcgattcttaaccactgtgccaccagggaagcccatgagagGGTTTTGAAGAGTGAGATGATATATGACTTGAGTCTTGGCACCATCCCCGAGACTGCTTTGTGGAGAGCAAACTGTTGGGGAGTGTGGATGGAGGCAGCGAGACCAGTAGGAGAGAGATGATGGAGGTTTAAGCCATGgtaagaaatggacagattccgATATATTTTAGCGGCAGATGACAGGATTTGCTGACAGATTGAATATAGGatgtgggagaaggaaagaagagtcaAGTTGACATTAAGAGTTTTTGCTTAAAGAACtagaaggatggagttgccattgATGGAGATGAGGAAGGCTGTGGATAGTATAGTATAAGTTGGGGGTATTGGGGGATCTGGAGTTCAGCCTAGGACGTGAAGGGTGGAAATATCTGTTAAGCATCCAAGCCGAGAGAGGATCGAGCAAGAGGGTGGGTGTGTGAGGGAGACACCGAGCCAGAGGCCATGAGCACCCAGGCTCCGGCTCTGGGCCCTCTCACCTATGGGTTCCATACTTGCCCACTTAGGAGCCTCCTCAACAAGCCCAAGAGTGAGATGACCCCGGAGGAGCTGCAGAAGCGGGAGGAGGAGGAGTTTAACACAGGGCCACTCTCCGTGCTCACCCAGTCGGTCAAGAACAACACGCAAGTGCTCATCAACTGCCGCAACAACAAGAAGCTCCTGGGCCGTGTGAAGGCCTTTGACAGGTAAACGCCTGGGTCTGGGGAGGTGTTCTTTCCAGGCCTGGAGAAGCAGTCCCAGCTCCAGTCCGAAGCCCAGGGCAGAAGCATCTCAGGACCTCAAGATGTGGTGGTCTATCGTTGTCCCTCCAGCTGTGAAGCACAGTGGTTATGGTCATGTACTTGGGAGCCAATCTTCCTGGGTTcatgtcccagctctgcctcttaacAGCcatgtgacctttggcaagtgaCTTTATCTTGTCCGTACAGTGGCAGTAATCATGGTGGTTGCAAAGATTCAATCACTTAATATATGTGAAGCGTAGTAAGTCGTTAGAAGTTGAGCATTTGGCACCCAGAGCTCTTAATCAGTTTTTTTGCAGTTATTGCATAATGAGAGCGTCCACCTGGGTCAGGTACTGTTTTAGGCTCCAGAGATACAGCAATGATGGAAACAAACATGGTTCCTGTACTCAGGGAGCTTATGCTGTAGGCAGGGAAGCCGACAGCAAACATGTAAATAATGTCATAAAGACAAGTGATTATAAATTCTATGCAGAAAAGTAAAGCCAGGTAAGAGTTTGAAGTACCAGCAAGGAGGTGCTGTCTTGGGTAGATAACATGGGAGGCCTCAAAGGAAGACGCAACGGTGGACAGGTATGAATAAAATGAAGGTGCAAGCTAGGGTCTGAGTGTTTCAGCCATAGGGAGCAGCAAATGAttttttcctctctgggcctcagtttccttatctgtgaaatatgCATCATAATAATACCCCTCAGAAcagttgtgaggcttaaatgataTTATGTATGAAGAGCACTTGGCTCAGTACCtaacacataataaatgctcagtaaacataTGACCTGCAGCCTTTAGTTAGCATTTGGGAAGTGCTTTCCTCACAGTGGTGTGATGAAACTTACTCCTGGAATGCTTTTGCCACTAGCTTTTATGTGACCATGAACAAGTCTTTCACTCAGCCTTAGTTTCCCCttgaataaaatgagaatgagaacAACAGGAAGTGCCGAGTACAGGAGGCAGATAGGTCTGGATTCGAACACAGGCTTTGCCACTTCcagactctgtgaccttgggtgagtcacttcaTCCCACTATGCTCAGTTTCCTGCTCTAGAAGCTGGAGAGAACTAGTAAACCAGTCAGTGTTTACCTCCTGGGGGTGAGATGCAGGGAGGATTGATGGGTTAATGCTTAGAAAGTGCTTAAAGGGGCCTGGTGAGTGCCTATATGGTAAGTGCTCAAggtggtgcatatatatatatatatatatatatatatatatatacacatatatatataaatataattttttaagttgactctttccttttcccctaGCTTCCTCCTGTGCCCCCATATCATCCtctcatccctctccccacctagCCTACCACCCTAGTATGTGTCCTGCCATGTTTGATTCACCCAGAGACTCCCTTGTGGTGGTagttaacagctttattgaggcataattgatcTGTCATAATATTGTTTTTAAGATAGAATCATCTGTGTGCTCTGTTGCATCTTGTTTTTTCACACAAATCAGTGGTCTGAGAACATCACTGCAAGTTAGCTAGggtattcttaaccactttatttacttaattatgtTACTTTCTTGAGTGAGCGATGGatgcaaaatttgaaaaatacaaaaggcACCCAATGAAGAGCAAGTCTTCCCTCTCCATGCACCAGTTGCCCTCCCCGGGGACCCATCATGGCTAATTTCTCAGGTCTCCTCCAGGAGGATTACTTGCACAGAACATCATACATGTAGATACAGGAgggtgctttttatttatttttaagtcactACTAATGGCATGCCACGCCGTTTTAGACCTtggttttttcacttaacaatataccTTGGAAATGTTCCCATATTGGTATgctacttcctttttttaacGTATTTTCTCTGAATTGGTAATATATTCACATGATTTCCAAAACAGTAATAACAGTCCAATGAAAAGTTTCCATCTGGTTTGTCTCCAGTCTACCTAGGTCACCCCACTGCCACCAGTCTTTAGGTGTATTTCAAGGATTTAGTATTGCACAACCAGGTGGTGGAATGTATGTTTTTCCTACCCACTTTTTTCCTACAGAAGGTTGCTTTCCATGCATCCTGTTCCCTCCCTTGCCTTTTTCACTCAGCAGTATCTCCTGGAGGTTACTGCATAGCAAGGCACAGAGCTTCCTCATGTGCTCCTCACGAGCTTCctcgtctttcttttttttaataaatttacttattatttattatttttggctgcgttgggtcttcgttgctactcTGCGTTgcgctgcgtgggcttctcactgcagtgccttctcttgttgcggagcgtgggctctaggcgcggaggcttcagtagttgtggcgcccaggcttagttgctccgcgacatgtgggatcttcccagaccatggcccgaacctgtgtcccctgcattggcaggtggattcttaacctctgcgccaccagggaagccccctcgtcTTTCTTATGCTTGGTAATATTTCCCTGTATCCTCCTATCCCTTTACcttgctttaatttttcttcatagcacttgctACCACCTGACAGTATATTACAGGTgtctttgtttacttatttagtGTTCTTCTCCCCTCACTAGACTGCAgaccccatgagggcagggatattATCTCTTTTATTCAATGTTGTATTCATTGCAAGCGTTTGTTGACTGAGCTAATCCATACTGTCGTCACATGTATGTGACGACCCAGCACCCTGAGGACAGGGACAGAAAGCAGGACTGGAGTGGAGCACCCTGAGGACAGGGACAGAAAGCAGGACTGGAGTGGAGGCGTCATGTACCGGCCTCAGGCCCCAGGGACCTCTGGTTCTCCAAAGAGAAGTTGTACCTTTGCTTATGCCACCAGAAGTACTCAGAGTT contains:
- the SNRPD2 gene encoding small nuclear ribonucleoprotein Sm D2 isoform X1, which codes for MSLLNKPKSEMTPEELQKREEEEFNTGPLSVLTQSVKNNTQVLINCRNNKKLLGRVKAFDRHCNMVLENVKEMWTEVPKSGKGKKKSKPVNKDRYISKMFLRGDSVIVVLRNPLIAGK